In Alistipes ihumii AP11, a genomic segment contains:
- a CDS encoding acyl-[acyl-carrier-protein] thioesterase — protein MKQEIPYARYDYAVQPREVDLTKRATIITLGDSILHTAGEDADRIGFGIRNLQSKDSTWVLSRMAVEIDRLPAEYERYTVGTWVGEIGRLMTTRNFIVTDAGGQRIAAASTLWAMIDVKTRQPLDLRDNVDYSRALLAIPCPIDKPAKIGRIEGVPCDSRRVRYSDIDFNQHTNSMKYIQWMLDALPLEKLTGCRMKRLDVNFVHETRYGQQLVVCCERGTDRDRFEIRFEDGTAACKAAIRWETSDERSNQTA, from the coding sequence ATGAAACAGGAAATTCCATACGCAAGATACGACTATGCGGTGCAGCCCCGCGAGGTGGACCTGACCAAAAGGGCCACGATCATCACCCTCGGCGACAGTATTCTGCATACCGCCGGCGAAGACGCGGACCGGATCGGGTTCGGAATCCGCAACCTGCAAAGCAAAGACTCGACCTGGGTCCTGTCGCGCATGGCCGTCGAGATCGACCGGCTGCCGGCCGAATACGAGCGGTATACGGTCGGCACATGGGTCGGCGAGATCGGCCGTCTGATGACTACCCGCAATTTCATCGTCACGGATGCCGGAGGACAACGGATCGCGGCGGCTTCCACCCTTTGGGCGATGATCGACGTGAAGACCCGACAGCCGCTGGATCTGAGAGATAACGTCGACTATTCCCGAGCGCTGCTCGCTATCCCGTGCCCGATCGACAAACCGGCCAAAATAGGCCGCATCGAAGGCGTACCGTGCGACAGCCGGCGCGTCCGGTACAGCGACATCGACTTCAACCAGCACACCAACAGCATGAAATACATCCAGTGGATGCTCGACGCGCTGCCGCTCGAAAAACTGACCGGCTGCCGGATGAAGCGGCTCGACGTCAACTTCGTGCACGAAACCCGCTACGGACAGCAACTGGTCGTATGCTGCGAACGCGGGACCGACAGGGACCGTTTCGAAATCAGGTTCGAAGACGGGACCGCCGCCTGCAAAGCCGCCATACGATGGGAAACCTCCGACGAACGCTCAAACCAGACAGCATAA
- a CDS encoding ferredoxin domain-containing protein: MVIDERECRKETVAEVARQIMIAGRTAPKGKGIDLIEIVAVTGETIEALAEATRLASEQTGMKFFLRDAENIRQADAVILVGTRLQSLSLNCGYCGYPTCEKKNGHPAAPCALNMVDLGIAIGSMTAKAADLRVDNRVMFSAGKAAPSIGLLAGCHSIYAIPLSVSSKNPFFDRASTR, translated from the coding sequence ATGGTTATCGACGAAAGAGAGTGCCGCAAGGAGACCGTTGCGGAAGTCGCCCGGCAGATCATGATCGCCGGACGCACGGCCCCCAAGGGCAAGGGTATCGACCTGATCGAGATCGTCGCGGTCACCGGCGAGACGATCGAGGCTCTGGCCGAGGCGACCCGCCTCGCGTCGGAGCAGACCGGCATGAAATTTTTCCTGCGCGACGCCGAAAACATCCGTCAGGCCGACGCCGTCATTCTGGTCGGAACGCGCCTGCAATCCCTGTCGCTCAATTGCGGTTACTGCGGTTATCCGACCTGCGAGAAAAAGAACGGCCATCCGGCCGCTCCCTGCGCGCTGAACATGGTCGATCTGGGCATCGCCATCGGCTCGATGACGGCCAAGGCCGCCGACCTGAGGGTCGACAACCGCGTGATGTTCTCGGCAGGCAAGGCGGCCCCGAGCATCGGACTGCTCGCCGGATGCCACTCGATCTACGCCATTCCGCTGAGCGTCTCCTCGAAGAACCCGTTTTTCGATCGGGCATCCACCCGCTAA
- a CDS encoding DMT family transporter, translating to MDRGEGIYHILALTAVAIWGTTFVSTKLLLAEGMTPAEIMFYRFLIAYLALKLYKPTLRLPESWRDEALFAAAGLTGGSLYFLTENMALQITLASNVALLLATAPILTVLLSRLWLGRSERIGRPLAAGSVLALAGVALVVFNGSFILKIQPAGDLLTLAAALTWALYNICLKKLDGRHSTLEITRKVFFYGVVTLLPVFAFTPLRFDTALFRNPVVAGNLLFLGLVASLFCFAVWNTAVKHLGTVKTSNYIYLVPLVALISSAIVLNERITPVALGGAALILSGVYIAENGRRIRGLKPIHR from the coding sequence ATGGACAGGGGAGAGGGAATATATCACATACTGGCTCTGACGGCCGTAGCAATATGGGGAACGACTTTCGTTTCGACGAAGCTGTTGCTGGCCGAGGGGATGACGCCGGCCGAAATCATGTTTTACCGCTTTCTGATCGCCTACCTCGCGCTGAAACTGTACAAGCCGACTCTCAGACTGCCCGAAAGCTGGCGGGACGAAGCGCTATTCGCGGCGGCCGGCCTCACGGGCGGCTCGCTTTATTTTCTGACCGAGAACATGGCCCTGCAAATAACGCTCGCCTCGAACGTAGCGCTGCTGCTGGCTACCGCTCCGATTCTGACGGTCCTGCTCTCGAGACTATGGCTCGGCCGCAGCGAGCGAATCGGACGCCCGCTTGCCGCCGGATCGGTTCTGGCGCTCGCCGGTGTCGCGCTCGTCGTCTTCAACGGGAGCTTCATTCTGAAGATACAGCCTGCGGGCGATCTGCTCACGCTGGCTGCCGCACTGACATGGGCGCTCTATAACATCTGCCTGAAAAAGCTGGACGGACGCCACTCGACGCTCGAGATCACGCGCAAAGTATTCTTCTACGGCGTTGTCACCCTGTTGCCCGTTTTCGCCTTCACGCCGCTCCGGTTCGACACCGCACTGTTCCGCAATCCGGTCGTGGCGGGCAACCTGCTCTTTCTGGGACTTGTGGCCTCGCTGTTCTGTTTCGCAGTCTGGAATACGGCGGTCAAGCATTTGGGCACAGTCAAAACAAGCAACTATATTTATCTCGTACCTCTGGTGGCGCTGATCAGTTCGGCCATCGTACTGAACGAACGGATCACGCCCGTCGCTCTCGGCGGAGCCGCACTGATCCTAAGCGGAGTTTACATAGCCGAAAACGGTCGGCGCATCAGAGGACTAAAACCGATTCACCGATGA
- the gadC gene encoding putative glutamine/gamma-aminobutyrate antiporter GadC: protein MATSKSTTATGTGFKLSVMTLAIMNVTAVVSLRGLPSEAVYGPSSAFYYLFAAIVFLIPTALVAAELAAMFSDKQGGVFRWVGEAMGARTGFLAIWLQWIESTIWYPTVLTFGAVAIAFIGIHPQHDMMLASNKIFTLIVVLVIYWLATFIALKGLTWVGKISKIGGMIGTIIPAGLLIVLGIVYLSTGGHNNMDMSQGFFPDLTKFDNLVLASGIFLFYAGMEMMGIHVMDVKNPSKNYPKAIFIGSLITVCIFVLGTFSLGFIIPAKDINLTQSLLIGFDNYFQYLHMSWASPIIAVALMFGVLAGVLTWVAGPSKGIFTVGKAGYLPPFFQKANKAGVQRNILIIQGCVVTVLSLLFVVMPSVQSFYQILSQLTVLLYLIMYLLMFTAAIMLRYKMPKAERPFRVGKGNGLIWFIAGLGFCGALLAFILSFIPPSQISTGSNAVWFSVLIIGCVVVVVAPFIIYASRKPSWQDPEAAKEFQPFHWEKGAQDVQPAAVPAGTSSAGVPVTPTATGTAPSGAASAAKPVSPTATGSTATNRSENDKKI from the coding sequence ATGGCAACAAGTAAAAGTACCACAGCTACGGGTACAGGGTTCAAATTGAGTGTGATGACACTCGCGATTATGAACGTGACGGCCGTCGTAAGCCTTCGGGGACTGCCCTCGGAAGCCGTTTACGGGCCGTCTTCGGCGTTTTACTATCTGTTCGCGGCCATCGTTTTCCTCATTCCGACGGCTCTGGTCGCCGCCGAGCTGGCGGCGATGTTCTCGGACAAGCAGGGAGGCGTGTTCCGCTGGGTCGGCGAGGCGATGGGCGCCCGGACGGGCTTTCTCGCTATTTGGCTCCAGTGGATCGAGAGCACGATCTGGTATCCGACCGTGCTGACGTTCGGGGCCGTGGCGATCGCCTTTATCGGCATTCATCCGCAGCACGACATGATGCTGGCCTCGAACAAGATTTTCACGCTGATCGTCGTGCTCGTCATCTACTGGCTGGCTACGTTCATCGCGCTGAAGGGACTGACGTGGGTCGGCAAGATTTCCAAGATCGGGGGTATGATCGGAACGATCATTCCGGCGGGTCTGCTGATCGTTCTGGGCATCGTCTATCTGAGTACGGGAGGCCACAACAACATGGATATGAGCCAAGGGTTCTTTCCCGATCTGACCAAGTTCGACAACCTGGTGCTGGCTTCCGGAATCTTCCTGTTTTACGCGGGCATGGAGATGATGGGTATTCATGTGATGGACGTCAAGAATCCGAGCAAGAACTATCCGAAGGCCATTTTCATCGGCTCGCTGATTACGGTCTGCATTTTCGTTCTGGGCACTTTCTCGCTGGGCTTCATCATTCCGGCCAAGGACATCAACCTGACGCAAAGCCTGCTGATCGGCTTCGACAATTATTTCCAGTATCTGCATATGAGCTGGGCCTCTCCGATCATTGCCGTTGCGCTGATGTTCGGCGTGCTGGCCGGCGTGCTGACTTGGGTCGCCGGTCCCTCCAAAGGTATTTTCACCGTCGGCAAGGCGGGCTATCTGCCTCCGTTTTTTCAGAAGGCCAACAAGGCCGGCGTGCAGCGTAACATTCTGATTATTCAGGGTTGCGTCGTGACGGTGCTGAGCCTGCTGTTCGTCGTGATGCCTTCGGTCCAGTCTTTCTATCAGATTCTTTCGCAGCTCACCGTGCTGCTCTACCTGATCATGTATCTGCTGATGTTCACGGCGGCGATCATGCTCCGCTACAAGATGCCCAAAGCCGAGCGCCCGTTCCGTGTCGGCAAGGGCAACGGACTGATCTGGTTCATCGCCGGACTGGGCTTCTGCGGCGCTTTGCTGGCATTCATTCTGAGCTTTATTCCGCCCAGCCAGATTTCGACCGGCAGCAATGCCGTATGGTTCTCGGTGCTGATCATCGGGTGCGTCGTAGTCGTCGTGGCGCCTTTCATCATCTACGCTTCGCGCAAGCCCTCGTGGCAGGACCCCGAAGCCGCCAAGGAGTTTCAGCCCTTCCATTGGGAAAAAGGCGCTCAGGACGTACAGCCGGCTGCGGTTCCGGCCGGCACGAGTTCCGCAGGCGTGCCCGTGACTCCGACGGCTACCGGAACGGCTCCGTCCGGTGCAGCCTCTGCCGCCAAGCCGGTATCGCCCACGGCAACCGGTTCGACGGCGACCAACCGGAGCGAAAACGATAAAAAAATTTGA
- a CDS encoding M24 family metallopeptidase, translating to MYDIELKNELERRWSSVREELARQQADALLVTTNVNLYYVSGRVFAGMAYIPSEGEPLFFVRRPVGLKGENVLYIRKPEEIGDRLRERGIALPRKLLLETDSIPMGEYLRYEKIFSPEQIGNGTRLLRTVRSVKTPFELGRLRLSGRLHAEVYRRIPELFRPGMTDLELSVEIERESRLKGSRGIFRIFGQSMEIFGGSVLAGDNADTPSPYDFALGGGGLDTSLPVGANGTVLSDGMSVMVDMGGNFTGYMTDMTRVFSVGELPDLAYRAHDASLEIQRRIAEAARPGTPASELYVIAVHTAAEAGLSEYFMGHRQQAGFVGHGIGIEINEMPVLAPRSKEILAEGMVFALEPKFVIPGVGAVGIENSFAVTAGGLEKLTPMDEEIVPLA from the coding sequence ATGTATGATATCGAACTGAAGAACGAACTGGAAAGACGCTGGAGCTCCGTGCGGGAAGAGCTCGCCCGACAGCAGGCCGACGCGCTGCTCGTAACCACGAACGTCAACCTGTACTACGTCAGCGGACGCGTATTCGCCGGCATGGCATATATCCCCAGCGAGGGCGAACCGCTCTTTTTCGTCCGCCGGCCTGTCGGCCTGAAAGGGGAAAACGTCCTGTACATCCGCAAGCCGGAGGAGATAGGCGATCGCCTCCGGGAGCGTGGGATCGCCCTCCCTCGGAAACTGTTGCTGGAAACCGACTCTATTCCGATGGGCGAATACCTCCGCTACGAAAAAATCTTCTCTCCGGAGCAGATCGGCAACGGGACCCGGCTGCTGCGCACGGTGCGAAGCGTCAAGACGCCTTTCGAGCTCGGGCGGCTCCGGCTGTCGGGCCGGCTCCATGCCGAGGTCTACCGAAGAATTCCCGAATTGTTCCGGCCCGGCATGACCGATCTGGAACTGTCGGTCGAGATCGAGCGGGAGAGCCGTCTGAAAGGCTCGCGCGGCATTTTCCGCATATTCGGCCAAAGCATGGAAATCTTCGGCGGGAGCGTGCTGGCCGGAGACAATGCCGACACGCCATCGCCTTACGATTTCGCGCTCGGCGGCGGAGGCCTCGACACGTCGCTGCCGGTCGGGGCGAACGGCACGGTCCTGAGCGACGGCATGAGCGTCATGGTTGATATGGGAGGCAATTTTACAGGTTACATGACCGACATGACGCGCGTATTCTCGGTGGGAGAGCTCCCGGATCTGGCATACAGAGCCCACGACGCTTCTCTGGAAATTCAGCGCAGAATCGCCGAGGCCGCACGGCCCGGTACGCCGGCATCCGAGCTTTACGTCATCGCCGTACATACGGCCGCCGAGGCCGGACTATCGGAATACTTCATGGGGCACCGCCAGCAGGCAGGCTTCGTCGGACATGGCATCGGCATCGAAATCAACGAGATGCCCGTGCTGGCTCCCCGCTCGAAGGAAATCCTTGCGGAGGGCATGGTTTTCGCGCTCGAGCCGAAGTTCGTCATTCCCGGCGTAGGAGCAGTCGGCATCGAGAACAGCTTCGCCGTGACGGCCGGCGGGCTCGAAAAGCTGACGCCGATGGACGAAGAAATCGTCCCGTTGGCATGA
- a CDS encoding GNAT family N-acetyltransferase gives MNELNIRPAGPEDSATIYGFIMKMARYEKLESEVDTTEQALRKSLFEERQAEVVLGELNGRPVGFALFFHNFSTFRGQRGLYLEDIYVDEEYRGRGYGKRLLLHLVKLAAERRCRRMEWVVLDWNAPSIAFYRSLGAVPMDEWTVFRLTEDKIRELAAGQTEQAVPKRVPSPGHRKA, from the coding sequence ATGAACGAACTGAACATCCGCCCTGCCGGGCCGGAAGACTCGGCCACGATTTACGGATTCATCATGAAAATGGCCCGCTACGAAAAGCTCGAGAGCGAAGTGGATACGACCGAGCAAGCACTCCGCAAATCCCTTTTTGAAGAAAGACAGGCGGAAGTCGTGCTGGGCGAGCTGAACGGGCGACCCGTAGGGTTCGCTCTGTTCTTCCATAACTTCTCGACTTTCCGGGGACAACGCGGTCTCTATCTGGAAGACATATACGTCGACGAGGAGTACAGAGGGCGCGGATACGGGAAAAGGCTGCTGCTTCATTTGGTCAAGCTCGCCGCCGAGCGGCGCTGCCGGAGGATGGAGTGGGTCGTACTGGATTGGAACGCACCGTCGATCGCCTTCTACCGTTCGCTCGGAGCCGTGCCGATGGACGAATGGACGGTTTTCCGCCTGACCGAAGACAAAATCAGAGAACTGGCCGCCGGGCAGACGGAGCAGGCCGTCCCGAAACGGGTTCCGTCGCCCGGACATCGAAAGGCATAA
- a CDS encoding glutamate decarboxylase, giving the protein MNNVNEQRATIETPIFGSEKMRNSAPTETIPMHPTSPEIAYQMVKDETFPQTQPRLNLATFVTTYMDDYATKLMNEAIDINYIDETEYPRVAVMAARCINIMANLWHSPEQAKWKAGALAIGSSEACMLGGVAAWLRWRAKRKAQGKPYDKPNFVISTGFQVVWEKFAQLWQIEMRTVPLTLEKTTLDPQLALSMCDENTICVVPIEGVTWTGLNDDVEALDRALEDYNARTGYDIPIHVDAASGGYILPFLDPDKKWDFRLKWVLSISTSGHKFGLVYPGLGWVVWKDKKYLPDEMSFSVNYLGANITQVGLNFSRPAAQILGQYYQFIRLGFEGYKEIQSNSMDIARYAHEQIGKMAPFENYSDDVVNPLFIWYMKPEYDRTAKWTLYDLQAALQQNGWMVPAYTLPNNLQNYVVMRIVFRQGMSRDMTDMLLTDMQNAITEFEKLEYPTQTRVAQNKQQRVVGKVFTHTHVKAGR; this is encoded by the coding sequence ATGAACAATGTGAACGAACAAAGGGCCACGATCGAAACGCCGATCTTCGGCTCCGAGAAAATGCGGAATTCTGCGCCGACAGAGACGATTCCGATGCATCCGACCTCGCCCGAGATCGCCTATCAGATGGTCAAGGACGAGACCTTTCCGCAGACCCAGCCGCGCCTGAATCTGGCCACTTTCGTAACGACCTATATGGACGACTACGCTACGAAGCTGATGAACGAGGCCATCGATATCAATTATATCGACGAGACCGAGTACCCGCGCGTGGCCGTAATGGCCGCCCGCTGCATCAACATCATGGCCAATCTGTGGCACTCTCCCGAGCAGGCCAAATGGAAAGCCGGGGCGCTGGCTATCGGTTCTTCGGAAGCCTGCATGTTGGGCGGCGTGGCCGCGTGGCTTCGCTGGCGCGCGAAGCGCAAAGCGCAGGGCAAGCCGTACGACAAGCCGAATTTCGTGATTTCGACCGGTTTCCAGGTCGTGTGGGAAAAGTTCGCGCAGCTGTGGCAGATCGAGATGCGAACGGTTCCCCTGACGCTCGAGAAGACGACGCTCGATCCGCAGCTGGCTCTCTCGATGTGCGACGAAAATACGATCTGCGTCGTGCCGATCGAAGGCGTGACGTGGACGGGTCTGAACGACGACGTCGAGGCGCTCGACCGGGCGCTGGAGGATTACAATGCCCGGACCGGCTACGATATTCCGATTCATGTGGATGCCGCCTCGGGCGGCTATATCCTGCCGTTTCTGGACCCGGACAAGAAATGGGATTTCCGGCTGAAGTGGGTGCTCTCCATCAGCACTTCGGGGCATAAGTTCGGACTCGTATATCCGGGCCTCGGCTGGGTCGTATGGAAGGACAAAAAATACCTGCCCGACGAAATGTCGTTCAGCGTCAACTACCTGGGGGCGAACATTACGCAGGTCGGACTGAATTTCTCGCGTCCGGCCGCGCAGATTCTCGGACAGTATTACCAGTTTATCCGCCTGGGCTTCGAAGGCTACAAGGAGATTCAGTCCAACAGCATGGACATCGCCCGTTACGCTCACGAGCAGATCGGCAAGATGGCTCCGTTCGAGAACTACAGCGACGACGTCGTGAATCCGTTGTTCATTTGGTACATGAAGCCCGAATACGACCGTACGGCCAAGTGGACGCTTTACGATTTGCAGGCGGCTCTTCAGCAGAACGGCTGGATGGTACCTGCCTACACGCTGCCTAACAATCTTCAGAACTATGTCGTGATGCGCATCGTGTTCCGTCAGGGCATGAGCCGCGATATGACCGACATGCTGCTTACGGACATGCAGAATGCGATCACCGAGTTCGAGAAACTCGAGTATCCTACGCAAACTCGCGTAGCCCAGAACAAACAGCAGAGGGTGGTCGGCAAGGTCTTCACGCATACCCATGTCAAGGCGGGTCGTTAG
- a CDS encoding methylated-DNA--[protein]-cysteine S-methyltransferase, whose protein sequence is MNAIRIKRYLSPVGELLVGSFDGKLCICDWAHEKRRDVNDRRIRHALHAVYEDGASDTIDRAIAQLDEYFARERTAFDIPLIFTGTDFQNSVWRELQNIPYGKTVSYGELARKLGCPKAVRAVAAANGANPISIFVPCHRVIGSDRKLVGYGGGLEAKKGLLALEQASGGLF, encoded by the coding sequence ATGAACGCTATCCGGATCAAACGCTACCTTTCTCCGGTAGGGGAGTTGCTCGTCGGTTCCTTCGATGGCAAGCTGTGCATCTGCGATTGGGCGCACGAGAAACGCAGAGACGTCAATGACAGGCGAATACGACATGCCCTGCACGCCGTTTACGAAGACGGCGCTTCGGATACGATCGATCGAGCGATCGCCCAGCTCGACGAATATTTCGCCCGGGAAAGAACCGCATTCGACATTCCCCTGATATTTACCGGAACGGATTTCCAAAACTCGGTGTGGCGAGAATTGCAGAATATCCCTTACGGCAAAACCGTTTCCTACGGCGAACTGGCGCGAAAACTGGGATGCCCCAAAGCCGTGCGCGCAGTAGCCGCCGCCAACGGGGCCAATCCGATTTCGATCTTCGTTCCCTGCCATCGGGTCATCGGAAGCGACCGTAAACTGGTAGGGTACGGCGGGGGACTGGAAGCCAAGAAAGGTCTGCTGGCCTTGGAACAGGCCTCCGGCGGCTTATTCTGA
- a CDS encoding DNA-3-methyladenine glycosylase family protein, which translates to MKRDDFFRYGDKETEYLKRRDKRLAEVIEKVGKIERTVIPDLFAALVHSIVGQQISTRAHETIWARMKHGLREITPQAIDRMPEEELQRFGISFRKAAYIKSAAKKIVSGEFDIQALETLPDEEVCAKLTELEGVGVWTAEMLMIFSMQRPDVFSFQDLAIIRGLRMTYRHRSIDRTKFDRYRKRYSPYASVASLYLWAVASGAVDGIKDCKPLKNKVRRKNKPPKPSDTPEGTYLKSEYNDLKTKT; encoded by the coding sequence ATGAAACGAGACGATTTTTTCCGATACGGCGATAAGGAAACGGAATACCTGAAAAGGCGGGACAAACGGCTGGCAGAGGTCATAGAAAAGGTCGGGAAAATCGAAAGAACCGTCATTCCCGACTTGTTCGCCGCGCTCGTACATTCCATCGTCGGACAACAGATATCCACCAGAGCGCACGAGACGATCTGGGCAAGAATGAAGCACGGGCTGCGGGAAATTACGCCGCAAGCCATCGACCGCATGCCGGAAGAAGAACTGCAACGGTTCGGCATCTCTTTCAGGAAAGCGGCTTATATCAAATCGGCAGCCAAGAAAATCGTCAGCGGAGAGTTCGACATCCAAGCCCTCGAGACCTTGCCGGACGAAGAAGTCTGCGCCAAACTGACGGAACTCGAGGGAGTCGGCGTATGGACAGCCGAAATGTTGATGATATTCTCCATGCAGCGTCCCGACGTATTCAGCTTCCAAGATCTGGCGATCATTCGCGGACTGCGCATGACTTACCGTCACCGCAGCATCGACCGGACTAAGTTCGACCGTTACCGGAAGCGATACTCTCCCTATGCCTCCGTCGCCAGCCTATACCTTTGGGCCGTAGCGAGCGGAGCCGTGGACGGAATAAAAGATTGCAAACCTTTGAAAAACAAGGTCCGACGGAAAAACAAGCCCCCTAAACCGTCCGACACGCCGGAGGGAACTTATCTCAAATCAGAATATAACGATTTAAAAACGAAAACATGA